From a region of the Etheostoma cragini isolate CJK2018 chromosome 20, CSU_Ecrag_1.0, whole genome shotgun sequence genome:
- the slc35g2a gene encoding solute carrier family 35 member G2a, with the protein MESTHLLTGSKKKVKIHPHTVTAKYTTHTPYSPQPGVHTHFPQPGDEGYDDAPSFEDFGSFLDETSDKKQLTESRRWPLTMFGSKDKDTTNKPQAAGGGEGSQGGARAAKGSGKGVGEQLASFGEASVSASRLTWVGLLGAALAHGCLIVLTRLASERFSLGPLFLLLVRSIVQLLSVAVPLHRGENPFGPEGYRLRLFCYGIAYSISLCCAYSSLSFAYPGNATATWRLATTALSATLAFLLLEERLGLGDGISMAAGLCGLGLVLLPTADESNSDSPTDPVVFWRGAFGWSLSALAGLWMALALVGYRSLKERVGVGTALFTVSWTGCLLAPASMALLQEGWSWPTSVPAWGLVLGLVACSIAAFLGMTHALTRLHPALVSASQSLEVPVAMLLQMAVLPLAPTAPEVVGNVMVVLSVGWLVAMKLLPARGGGRRQREEYEEILDSPIK; encoded by the coding sequence atggagTCCACGCACCTCCTGACTGGCTCTAAGAAGAAAGTTAAGATCCACCCTCACACCGTCACAGCCAAATACACCACGCACACCCCTTACTCCCCTCAACCtggagtacacacacacttcccccaACCAGGGGACGAGGGCTACGATGACGCTCCATCTTTTGAGGACTTTGGCTCCTTCCTGGACGAGACGTCAGACAAGAAACAGCTGACGGAGAGCCGGAGATGGCCTCTGACCATGTTTGGCTCCAAAGACAAGGACACGACTAACAAACCTCAGGCTGctgggggaggagaggggagccAGGGGGGAGCCAGAGCAGCAAAGGGGTCTGGAAAAGGGGTAGGGGAACAGCTGGCCAGTTTTGGGGAGGCGTCTGTGTCTGCGTCGCGGCTCACCTGGGTGGGGCTGCTCGGTGCGGCGCTGGCTCACGGCTGTTTGATTGTTCTGACCCGCCTGGCCTCTGAACGCTTCAGTCTGGGCCCCCTGTTTCTGCTCCTGGTTCGGTCCATAGTCCAGCTCCTCTCTGTGGCTGTACCACTGCACAGGGGGGAGAACCCTTTCGGACCGGAGGGCTACCGTCTACGTCTGTTCTGTTACGGAATCGCCTACTCTATCTCCCTGTGCTGCGCCTACTCCTCCTTAAGCTTTGCCTATCCTGGAAACGCCACAGCGACCTGGCGCCTGGCAACCACAGCACTATCGGCAACCCTGGCCTTCTTGCTCCTGGAAGAAAGGCTGGGATTGGGTGATGGGATCAGCATGGCTGCAGGGCTGTGTGGTTTGGGGCTTGTGTTACTTCCCACAGCAGACGAGAGCAACTCAGATTCACCAACTGACCCGGTTGTGTTCTGGAGGGGTGCGTTTGGCTGGTCTCTTTCGGCTCTTGCAGGGCTGTGGATGGCTCTGGCACTGGTTGGGTATCGCTCCCTAAAGGAGAGGGTGGGAGTGGGCACAGCTTTGTTCACAGTAAGCTGGACTGGCTGCCTGCTGGCCCCAGCCTCCATGGCTCTGCTCCAAGAGGGCTGGTCCTGGCCTACGAGTGTCCCAGCCTGGGGCCTGGTGCTGGGCCTGGTTGCCTGCTCTATAGCAGCCTTTCTGGGGATGACGCACGCTCTAACCCGACTCCACCCGGCTCTGGTCTCCGCCTCTCAGAGCTTGGAGGTACCTGTCGCCATGCTTTTGCAAATGGCAGTGCTGCCGTTGGCTCCCACTGCGCCGGAGGTCGTCGGCAACGTGATGGTCGTACTGAGCGTTGGTTGGCTGGTGGCGATGAAGCTGCTACCCGCTCGTGGGGGAGGGCGACGCCAAAGGGAGGAGTATGAGGAGATTTTGGACTCACCGATCAAATAG
- the LOC117935595 gene encoding pentraxin-related protein PTX3-like — MHVFRIWRVLCVLGLVGASLRVNDVEYEGNYADNFDNEISQDQQEGRTPTPPCLTADFSRWDKLFITLEDSNMRQNMLLESLEQCCGGMVSLRTQVDKLVKGTCQQCLPRLESACRAQADQASVRLQQGLLELREEEAERERRLNATLHQLLHSGHEGNARLKRLEEGRGRTGHQPTPGPGGSGAAFGLGRKPVTSGLKEQEVTLPLDIATMERAMVAIATDLQKVHLQLSRVIEQAATLKDRGDT, encoded by the exons ATGCATGTGTTCAGGATCTGGCGTGTGCTGTGTGTGCTTGGCTTAGTGGGTGCATCCTTGCGTGTGAATGATGTTGAGTATGAAGGGAACTACGCAGACAACTTTGACAACGAGATATCTCAGGACCAGCAGGAGG GGAGAACTCCAACCCCACCATGCCTGACTGCAGATTTCTCTCGCTGGGACAAGCTTTTCATCACTCTGGAGGACTCCAACATGAGGCAGAACATGCTCCTGGAGTCTCTGGAGCAATGCTGCGGAGGAATGGTCTCTCTCAGGACCCAGGTGGACAAGCTGGTTAAGGGGACATGCCAGCAGTGTCTACCCAGGCTGGAGTCGGCGTGCAGAGCGCAAGCCGACCAGGCCAGTGTCAGGCTGCAACAAGGCTTGCTGGAGCTCCGGGAGGAGGAAGCAGAGAGGGAGCGGAGGTTAAACGCTACCTTGCACCAGCTTCTGCACAGTGGCCATGAGGGGAATGCCCGGCTAAAGCGGCTAGAGGAAGGTAGAGGCAGGACAGGGCACCAACCAACACCAGGACCTGGAGGATCAGGGGCAGCATTTGGCTTGGGAAGGAAGCCAGTTACATCTGGCCTAAAGGAGCAGGAAGTGACTTTACCCCTGGACATAGCCACCATGGAAAGGGCCAtggttgccatagcaacagATCTGCAGAAAGTTCACCTTCAGCTGAGCAGAGTGATAGAGCAGGCAGCAACACTGAAGGACAGAGGAGACACATAA